In uncultured Bacteroides sp., the following proteins share a genomic window:
- the pdxH gene encoding pyridoxamine 5'-phosphate oxidase: MKIDIHNIRREYSRGGLARKNLSDNPLIQFQTWLEEAISAEVNEPTAVIVGTVSEDGKPSTRCVLLKELRDEKFVFYTNYESRKGKQLANSPYISLTFLWHELERQVHVEGIATKLPPEVSDEYFKTRPYKSRIGARISPQSQPIAGRMEIMQAFIRESIRFAGHEVKRPDNWGGYAVSPTRIEFWQGRESRLHDRFLYTLQSDQSWKIERLAP; encoded by the coding sequence ATGAAAATAGATATCCACAATATCCGAAGAGAATACTCAAGAGGTGGACTGGCCAGAAAGAATCTGTCAGATAACCCACTGATCCAGTTCCAGACATGGCTGGAAGAAGCTATCAGCGCAGAGGTAAATGAGCCTACAGCTGTGATTGTTGGTACAGTTTCTGAAGACGGTAAGCCTTCCACCCGCTGTGTATTGCTGAAAGAATTACGGGACGAAAAGTTTGTGTTCTATACTAATTATGAAAGCCGGAAAGGGAAGCAGCTGGCCAATTCTCCATATATATCTCTCACCTTTCTGTGGCATGAACTGGAAAGACAGGTACATGTGGAGGGAATTGCGACCAAACTTCCACCAGAGGTCTCTGATGAATATTTCAAAACCAGACCATACAAGAGCAGAATCGGGGCACGCATCTCTCCTCAAAGTCAGCCCATAGCGGGAAGGATGGAGATAATGCAGGCATTTATCCGTGAAAGTATACGCTTTGCCGGACACGAAGTAAAAAGACCCGATAACTGGGGAGGATATGCTGTATCCCCTACCCGCATTGAATTCTGGCAAGGAAGGGAAAGCCGTTTGCACGATCGTTTTCTTTATACTCTGCAAAGTGACCAAAGCTGGAAGATAGAGAGATTGGCTCCTTAG
- a CDS encoding TIGR02757 family protein produces the protein MSLKERLEELVAIHNTPAFIETDPIQFPQRFSRLEDIEISALLTSVITWGKRGLILRDAEKMHQMMGGSPYNYIMNQEWTVLKDSDKNIHRTFFERDMWNICQGLYHYYLENNSLEELFLTDGILHGLDKLSGLMNTRHISSPQTKSPCKRTNLMLRWLVRNDGIVDMGVWKNISPSQLIIPLDVHVARVSRTIWHDLPKTDRLKTALMITNHLSELCPEDPCKYDFALFGYGEEQSRG, from the coding sequence ATGTCATTAAAAGAAAGACTGGAAGAACTGGTCGCAATCCATAATACACCTGCTTTTATAGAAACAGATCCTATTCAGTTTCCCCAACGTTTTTCCCGATTAGAGGATATAGAAATCTCAGCATTGCTCACCTCCGTTATAACTTGGGGAAAGCGTGGACTGATTCTTCGGGATGCTGAAAAGATGCATCAAATGATGGGAGGCAGTCCGTATAATTATATCATGAATCAGGAGTGGACCGTTTTAAAAGATTCGGATAAAAACATCCATCGCACCTTTTTTGAGCGCGACATGTGGAATATCTGCCAAGGACTTTACCACTATTATCTTGAAAATAATTCATTGGAAGAGCTGTTCTTAACGGATGGCATTTTACATGGGTTGGATAAACTTTCCGGGTTAATGAATACTCGTCACATTTCTTCTCCGCAAACTAAAAGTCCTTGCAAAAGAACAAACCTGATGCTTCGCTGGCTGGTGAGAAATGATGGAATTGTGGATATGGGTGTATGGAAGAATATCTCTCCTTCACAGCTTATCATCCCGCTCGATGTGCATGTGGCCCGGGTTTCCAGAACCATCTGGCACGATCTTCCCAAGACGGACCGCTTAAAAACTGCTTTAATGATAACTAACCACCTATCTGAACTTTGCCCGGAAGATCCATGCAAGTATGATTTTGCTTTGTTTGGATATGGAGAAGAACAAAGCCGCGGTTAA